The genomic segment CCTGACCGCGGATGGGTTACTATGGTGGGCGTGCTACCGGAGTGTCGACGGAAAGGTGTTGGAATTAAGTTAATAAACTGTTGCGAGAAATATATTAAATCGCATGGGCATAAAAATGTTTATGTTTGCGGTTCTACCGGCTCATCACCAAACTATTTTTGGCCCGGGGTTGATATCCAAAAATATCCGGCAGCACTGGGATTATTCAAAAAAGCGGGGTTTATTCAAACCCATGAAGCGTATAGGATGGAACGTTCATTAGACGATTATGTTTTCCCTGCTGACGTAAATAATATTGAGGATAGTATTGGTAAGACACAGGGGATAACTGTGCGGTTAATGCAGTCAGGTGAGGGTGAGAAACTTATTAAGTTTTTGGAGCACGAATTTCCAGGGGATTGGGTGAGGCATACAGGTATTGTGTTATCTCAGAAACAGGGGAATGAAAAACGGTTCTTCATCGCAGAAAAAAATGGTGAGTTTGTAGGGTATTGCCATTACGACGATACTGACGGTCATTTTGGGCCGTTTTTTGTCCGTGCGGATATGCGGAACCACAATATCGGCGCGGTATTGTTTAACCGCTGTGCTCAAAGGTGTAAAGGCCTTGGGTTACCCGTGTTTTGGTTTGGCTGGGCGGATGACCCTGTACCCGCAAGGTTTTATAAACGTAATAAAATGAAAATTACGCGTACCTACGCAATGCTGAAAAAGGAGTTGTGATTACAATAAAAATGAAAAAAGTGCATATCGCAGTTATTGGCGCTCATATCGGTGATGCGGAAATTACCGCCGGGCATTTAGTGTGTAAGTATGTTCAGGCAGGGCATAAAGCGACAATAATTAGCCTTACCGCCGGGGAAAAGGGGAATCCTAAACTCTCTCCGGAAACGTATAAGAAACAAAAAGTTAGGGAAACTGCTGCGTCTGCAAAACTATGGGGTTGCGCAGTACGTGTATTAAACTATAAAGACGGTGAAACTGAGATCACAAAAGACGCTAAACTTGCTGTTACAGATATTATCCGCGAGATTAAGCCGGATATCGTGCTTACCCACTGGAAAGGGTCGTTTCATAAGGATCATAGGAATACGTATTATATAGTTGAAGAAGCTGTGTTCTACGCAGCATTACCCGGGATCAAAACTAAGTTTCCGCCATGGAGCGTGAAGCAATTATACTATACCGATAACTGGGAGGATCCTGTCGGGTACACCCCGAACGTGTTTATTAATATCGACGAAAAGGCGTATAATTTATGGGTTAAAGGATGCAGAAAACACGCATTGTTCAGGGGGGAAGTAGCATCGTTTGATTATCTGGAATACTATAAAGCATTAACCGTTGTCCGCGGGGCGAAGCTACGGTATAAACGTGCGGTGGCGGTTATGGTTCCCGAATTTTCTAACTTCCGGAGATATGATTTTTTTCCTGCGGATGAAACTATGGAAATATTTTAATCTACATGATTGCTGCACTGTCACTTTTGTTATTTCTTAACTCATTCCTTATGTTCACGCTAGAACTTTTTTATGCGCGGATGATACTTCCTGTATTTGGCAGCACTCCGGCGGTATGGAATACCTGTATGATGTTTTACCAGGTAGTGTTGCTGGCGGGATACGCGTTTGCGTATTGGGTGGTAAAAAGTAAGCTTATCCTGCGTGTGCAGTTCGGTGTGTATGCCGTGTTATTTTTATTATCATTATTATTTATTCCAATAAGTATGTCGCCGGAACGGTGGGTTAACCCGGATGTTAACCCTGTTATCGTTATGAGTGTTCTGTTATTAAGCTCAATAGGGCTGCCGTTTTTGTTGTTATCCACGACGAGTACTTTGGTGCAGGTGTGGTTTTCCAGGACCTCGCATAAACGCGCAGGGGATCCGTACTTTTTGTATTCTGCGGGGAATATCGGAAGTTTTACGGCGTTAGCGCTGTACCCGTTTGTGATTGAACCTGTG from the Elusimicrobiota bacterium genome contains:
- a CDS encoding GNAT family N-acetyltransferase, translated to MKLVDFNNALESIVYDVWKQVIPDEYPSETEYTSRVINDPNLDGQGFPVAFDDNGKVIGFAISIIRKVPNDGLGLEPDRGWVTMVGVLPECRRKGVGIKLINCCEKYIKSHGHKNVYVCGSTGSSPNYFWPGVDIQKYPAALGLFKKAGFIQTHEAYRMERSLDDYVFPADVNNIEDSIGKTQGITVRLMQSGEGEKLIKFLEHEFPGDWVRHTGIVLSQKQGNEKRFFIAEKNGEFVGYCHYDDTDGHFGPFFVRADMRNHNIGAVLFNRCAQRCKGLGLPVFWFGWADDPVPARFYKRNKMKITRTYAMLKKEL
- a CDS encoding PIG-L family deacetylase, which produces MITIKMKKVHIAVIGAHIGDAEITAGHLVCKYVQAGHKATIISLTAGEKGNPKLSPETYKKQKVRETAASAKLWGCAVRVLNYKDGETEITKDAKLAVTDIIREIKPDIVLTHWKGSFHKDHRNTYYIVEEAVFYAALPGIKTKFPPWSVKQLYYTDNWEDPVGYTPNVFINIDEKAYNLWVKGCRKHALFRGEVASFDYLEYYKALTVVRGAKLRYKRAVAVMVPEFSNFRRYDFFPADETMEIF